The genomic interval AGGAATTACTGCGCCTTCAAGCGAGCCAGGCGCTCCGCCACCCGCTCCTTGGGCAGGGCGCTGTTCTGGTCGGCCCGGGCGAGATAGGCCTCGTAGGTCTGACGGGCCTGGTCCAAGGCCCCCTGGGCCTCGTGGAGCCGCCCCATGCCCAGGCAGGCCTGCTCGGCAAAGCCGTCCCAGGCGGCCAGGCCCTGGTAGTGGCTCATGGCCTCGCCAGGCTGCCCTTTGATCTCCAGGGTGACCGCCAGGGCCAGCTCCACCAGGGGAGCCAGGGGACTCTTCCTGTTCAGCTCTTCCGCCACCGCCCGGTAATGGCTGAGGGCCTCGTCCAAGCGTCCGGCCTGCCGTTCCAGATGGCCCAGCTCCAGCCGCGCCCACAACCCGGCGCCAGTGCTGCCGTACCGATCTCCCACCTCGGCCAGAAGCCGTTGGCGCTCGCCGCTGTCGACAGCCTCCAAGGCCAAAGCCAACCGGGCCGCTCCCTCATCTGCCGTGCGCTCCTGCCAGGCCGAGAAGGCCTGCCAGCCCACCACAGCCAGCACCACGACCACGCCGGCGACCTGCAGCTTCAGGGCGTGCTCCCTCAGGAAGGCAGCGGCCCGAGGAGGCACGTTCAGCTGCTCCAGGAGGCCCTGCTTCTCGGCCACCAGGGTTTCCAGCCGCTTCTTGCTGAAGGCACTGTCGTCTGCCATGCATTCCTCGCTGTCCAACGGCACGGCCGCCGGGGGCATCTGTCCTCTTCGGGACGACATCACAAGCGACGGGGATCGCGGCACGAGACATGGCCGCCATCGAAAAGGTGGATTGTGACACAGGCCGACAGGGTTGTCAAAATCAAATCCGGCTCTGGCCGCGGGTTTTGACGGCCGGGCGGGGCCGTGGTAAGAGACCAGACCATGTTCGCCACCACCATTCCGGTGCAGACGGTCAGCGAGCTGACCCGATCCATCCGAGGCCTCATCGAAGCCCATTTCCCCTTTGTCGCCGTTGCCGGCGAGATCTCCAACCTGCGCCGGCCCCTGTCCGGTCACCTCTATTTTTCCCTGAAAGACCAGGAGGCCCAGCTCAAGGCGGTGCTCTTCAAGCCGCAGCTGCGCTACCTGGCCATGACCCCGGCCGATGGGCTGGAAGTCGTCTGCCGGGGACGGCTGTCGGTCTACGAGCCGCGGGGTGAGTACCAGCTGGTGGTGGATCTCATGGAGCCCCGCGGGGTGGGGGCCCTGCAGCTGGCCTTCGAGGCCCTGAAGGGGCGGCTGGCCGCGGAGGGCCTTTTCGCTGCCGAGCGCAAGCGGCCGCTGCCGGTCCTGCCAGAGCGGATCGCCCTCATCACCTCGCCCGCCGCGGCCGCCCTGTTTGACTTCCTGCGGCTGGCCCGCCAGCGCTGCCCCGGGGTGGCCATCGATATCCATCCGGCACGGGTGCAGGGCGAGGGAGCGGCCGCCGAGATGGTGGAAGCCCTGACCCGGATCCAGGCCTTGCGGCCGGCGGACGTTATCGTCTTGTGCCGAGGGGGCGGCTCGGCAGAAGACTTGGCCCAGTTCAACGACGAGGGCCTGGCCAGGGCCATCGCGGCCTCGACCATTCCGGTCGTCTCGGCGGTGGGCCACGAGACCGATTTCACCATTGCCGATCTCGTGGCCGATCTTCGCGCCCCCACCCCTACCGCCGCCGTGGCGCTGGTCCTGCCGGATCGGCGCCGGCTCCTGGAGGCGATCTGCGAGCTGGAGGGACGTCTGGGGCGGGCGCTCGGGCGGCGGCTTGTCCAGGAGCGGCAGGCGCTTGTCGGCCTGCGCCGGGCCCTGGGCGACCCGCGGGCGCTCCTGGATCACCAGCTCTTGCGCCTCGACTATGGTGTCCAGGGGCTGCGGCAGGCCATGATTGCCCGCCTGCAGGCAGGCACCGGCGCCCTGCTTCGGCTGCAGGCGCTGCTGGGCTCGCAGAGTCCCGCAGAGCGCCTCTTCCGGCAGGCCCAACGTCGGGAGCACCTGCGCCGGGAGTTGAATCAGCTCATGCGCCAGAGACTGGCTTTCGGCCGCAGCCGGCTGGAGCGACTGGTCGGGGTGTTGCAGGCAGTGAGTCCCTTGGCGGTGCTGGGACGGGGCTACGCCCTGGTGCGGACGACACCGGACGGGGTGGTGGTGCGGGACAGCGGGCAGGTGGCCAGGGGGCAGGAGCTGTCGGTGCGCCTGGCCGCGGGGCAGCTCCTGGTGCGGGTGCTGGAGACAGGGCGGGGTGAAGACGGAGGGAAATAAGAAAGCCCCCGGAGGATCTTCCCCCGGGGGCTTTCCCAGCGCGTGTGGTCGGGACGAGTGGATTCGAACCACCGACCCCAGCGTCCCGAACGCTGTGCTCTACCAGGCTGAGCCACGTCCCGACACGATGAGCTGTATCCGCCTTACGCCGTCTCCTGTCTCGAATACACCTTACGAACCGTACTACTTGATATTGTCCGTCAACCGGCTGCCCGGCTTGAAGCGTGCCACCTTGCGGGCCTCGATCTTCATCATGCTACCGGTGCGGGGATTGCGCCCCTGGCGAGCAGCCCGCTCCGCCACTGAGAAGGTGCCGAAGCCAACCAGCGTTACCCGATCCCCGCTGCCGAGGGCATCGACGATGCCATCGATCAGGCCGTTGAGAGCCTTTTCCGCGGCGGCCTTGCTGATGTCGGCTTCACTGGCCATTCTCTCCACCAAGTCACTTTTGTTCATGCTGCCTTCCTCCTCAGTGTGTTGTGGGTTCGAGCCAGGTTCTCATGTGCGTCGGCGTCTGTCACAGGCCCCTCACCGCGATGCAGAGCCGGATTGTAGCAAATCGAAGTCGGTTGTCAAACAAAAAAATGGCCAGCAAAGCGCCTTTGCAGCCGGCTAACAGGTGTCGCGGGCGGCCAGATTGACGGTGACCTCCTGGACACCCAGCGCATCGAAGCGCGTGACTACAGACCGCCGCCAGGCGGGATCCGCTATCCGGGGGAAATCGCCAGCGGTGATCTCGATGCGGCAAGCTGCATCGGCCACCAGGCGCACCCGGCAGTCACCGATAGCACAGGCCTTCAGCACGGCCTCCAGCTCGGCCACCAGGGCCAGCCTTTCCCGGGTTACCGCCAGGCCGCTGGCCAGGCGGGTGGCCAGGCAGGAGCCGGCCGGCCGGTTCCAGGTGACAAGGCCCAGGAGCCGGCTCGCTTCCCGGACCTCGGCCTTGGTCAGGGTGGCCGTTGCCAAGGGAGTGCCGACGCCCAGCTCGGCCAGGGCACGCCGGCCTGGCCGGGTCTCCCTGGTGTCATCGGCATTGGTGCCATCGACCAGACTGCCCCCGCCGGCGCCGGCCAGATGGGCCAGGAAGGCCTGATACAGCCGCCGCTTGCAGTGATAACAGCGATCGGCTGGGTTGGCCACCAGCTCAGGCCAGTCCAGAGGCGACGTCCGGATTGCGGTGACCGCGGCGCCCAGGCCGCGGGCCACGGTCTCGGCCCAGCCCCGGTCCGCGGGAGGCTGCAGAATGGAGTGGGCGTGGAGAGCCAGGACCCGGCCGGGTCGCGCGGCAAGGGCGGTGGCCAGGAGCAGGGTGCTGTCCGCGCCGCCGGAGAAGGCTACGGCCAGCAGTCCGCCTCCGCCCAACAGGTCGTGAAGATGCCGAAGTTTGGCGGCCAGGGCCGGGGGCCAGACCGCGGCCGCCGCCGGCCCACCCGTCAGCCAGTCTTGGCTGGGGAAGCCAGAGAGGACGGCAGGGGCGTGATCGGTTGCGTGAGGAGGAGCTTGTCGTCCACGATCCATCGCTTCAGAGTCTCCGCGATCTCCCGCGCCCGCACCACACTCGACAAGGGCGCGGTGGGGATCTTCTTCCCGGCCACCTCGATCACACCACTCTTGAGCTGGGCGTACGAGACCTCGCCGTAGTTGCGGGCGACGCCGTTCGGGTAGTCGTAGGCGTAGTCAACCACCTGGGTGAGGAGATCGCCGTCCGAAACCCCGGTGAAGGCGGCCATGGCCGCGTCCAGGATCGGGATCGGCACTCCCAGGCCTACGGCCAGCGAGCTGCCGTACCCCTGCATGCTCACCCCGCGGAGCCAACGGGGATGCATGGCCCTGAGGTCCCCTTGCACCATGAGGGTACCGGCGGGCCGGCGTGGTGTGCCGTTCTTGCGCCGGGCCTGATCCGGGTTGTGCTGAGTACCGTGCCAGGTGACATAGCCGATTCCGCCTCCCAGGAAGATGCGGGTGCCGAGGCCGATGGTCCGGTACAGGGGGTCATTCATGAGTGGGCTCAGCTCGCCGGCGCTGCAGTATGTGGCGTTGCGGCCCTGGGATTTCAGGGTCCCCATGTAGGTGTAAATGGTGCGGTCGGAAAGATTGATGGCGCAGTTGTAGTTCTGGTAGCCGTTGCGGGGGTTGCACAGGAGCGCGTAGGGCAGGTCGTCCAGGGTGACCTCCCGGTCGAGCCGCTTGTTGGGGTAACAATGGGTGCCGTAGCCCTCGACCCGCAAGCGCACCTTGCGCCGGGCAACCAGGTCCTCGATGACGTGGCCGCCGCCGTACCGGAACTCCCCTGGGAAGACCTTGTTCAAGGGGTCATCTTCACTGGGCTCGGTGGCGCCGATGTAGATGTCCACCGCTGCCAGGCCGGCGTACGCCGGAACGTCGTTGAGCCAGACCCGGGAGCCCTTGATGGTGGGCTTGGCATGGCCGAAATTGATGAAGGCCCCTGAGGAGCACATGGGGGCAAAGGTGCCGGTGGTGACGACGTCGACGCTGCGGGCCGCGTCCTCAGGACCGACGCGCCGCACGACTTCCACCATCTCTTCTGCGGTCACCACCACCGCCTCGCCGGCCAGAATCCGGCGATTGATCTCTTCATACGTTTTGATGCAGGGCTGTTCGCTCATGGACAGGGTTGGCCTTGCGGCCTGGTCATACCGGGAAGAGGGGCGGAAGAAGGGTCGGGGCCGAGCACGGGATCGGCCGCGCAGGCGCCTCCGGGGCGGGCCAGGGACTGGCGCTGTCAGCTCATGACCGACAGGACCTTGTGCCCAGCCCGCTCCAGGGCGTCAACGATGGGATCCATGTCGCCCTTCTCCAGACGGAAATAGTAGATCTTGCGACGGGAGGAATGGGTTTCGGTGGCGAAGCTGATGATCTCGCCATGGTGCTCCTTGATGATGCGGGTGACCTCGGCGAGACCGCCCTTCTTGCCAATGACGATATCCAGACGGGAGGAGGCCTTGAGCACCCCCATGACCTCGATGAAGGACGAGAGGATGTCGGTCGCGGTGATGATGCCCACCAGCCGCTTCTTCTCCAGAACTGGCAGGCCACCGATCTTGTAGTCGTGGATCAGCTTGGCCGCCGATTCGATGTTGGCACTGCTGTTGATGGTAATGGGGTTGATGATCATCACCTGCTCCACCGGGATGTCTTCCATCATCGAAGGAAAGAAGAACTGCCGGAGGTCGCTCTCGGTGATGAACCCCACCAGCTCCTCGCTGTCCATCACCGGCAAGTGACGGATCGAGTGCTTGCGCATCAGCTGCGCCGCATCCTGCAGGAGGGCACGCCGATCGATGGTGACCGGATCCTTCGTCATCCAGGTTTTGATCTTCATGGCGCGTCCGGAGCGGGTCAGGGAGCGGCCAGCAGGCCGGGCCAGGGGATGATGGCAGTCGGCTGGGCTGCTGCACAGTAGAATACTTTGCTGTTCTTTTCAAGGCTATTCCTGCCCGGGCCGGCCGCCTGGATCCGGCCGGCCGCAAGGATTTTCCTTTCCAAGGCCGGCCGGATGCTTTACAGTTCTGGCTCTCCTGTGACCTGGAACGACGTGTTGCCCTGTCCCTTCTTCGACCGTTGCCATGACCATCGAGCACGATCTGGACGACGATCTGGATGCCATCCGGCATCGGATTGATGCCATTGACAGCCAGCTCCTGGGTCTCCTCCATGAGCGGTTGGCCTGCGCCCGGGAGATCGGCCGCCTCAAGGCGCAAGACAATCGGGCCAGTTGGGATCCGCGGCGGGAGCAGCAGATTCACGAACGGCTGGCAGCACAGAACCGTGGTGTCTTCCCGGAGGACGCGCTCCACAGCATAGTTCACGAGATCATCACCACCTGCCGCCTGGCGCAGCGGCCGACGACAGTGGCCTACCTCGGCCCTGAGGGCACCTTCACCCAGGAGGCGGCTGAGCTTCATTTCGGCCGGCAAGCGTTGTTTCTGCCCAGGGAGAGCGCCGAGGACATCTTCGAGGATGTGGCTCGGGGCCGCTCGGAGTACGGCGTGGTGCCGGTGGAGAATTCCATCGAGGGCTCGGTGACCTCCACGCTCGATGGCTTCATCCGGTGCCGGGTGCAGATTGTCGCCGAGCTGTACCTGCCGATCCGTCACCATCTGTTGTGCCGATCCGGTGACCGGGAGGCGATCCGGACGGTCACCTCCCACCCCCAGGCCCTGGCCCAATGCCGGGGCTGGCTGCAGAAGAACCTGCCTGGGATCCCTTGTCAGCCGGTGCTCAGCACCGCGCTCGCTGCGCAGCTGGCAGCCCAGGACGGGAGCGTGGCTGCCATCGCCAGCCACGAGGCTATGAAGCGGTATCGGCTGCAGGTGGTGGCGCCCCGCATCGAGGATCGGGCCGGCAACACGACCCGCTTCCTGGTCATTGGCCGCCAGTCCCCCATGCGAACCGGCCGTGACAAGACCTCGGTGCTCATCGGTCTCATGGACCGTCCGGGTGCCCTTCAGGCCACCTTGAGCCTCCTGGCCGACCGCCACATCAACCTGACCCGCATCGAGTCCCGGCCCAACCGGGATCAGCCCTGGAGCTACCTGTTCTTCCTGGATCTGGAGGGACACTACGACGACGACGTGGTGCAGGACGGCTGCCAGCGGCTGCGGGAGGCGTGCACCGCCTTTGTCTGGCTGGGCTCTTATCCCAAGGCTGACCGCCGGGATGAGCCGGCGGCGGGCTGTTGACAGACGCCCTGTTGCCGGATGCCGGCAGGCGCCTCCGGTGAGCTATGCTGGTCCTGGGTATCGAGACCTCCTGCGACGAGACAGCGGCCGCGGTGCTGACCGAGGACGGTCGGGTGCTGGCCTCGGTGGTGGACTCCCAGGTGGCGATCCACAGCCGTTTCGGCGGCGTGGTGCCGGAGCTGGCCTCCCGCCGGCACATGGAGGCCGTTGCCCCGGTGGTCTTTGCCGCCTTGGATGGGGCCGGGGTTGGCCTGGAGGCCATTGACTTCGTGGCCGCTACCCAGGGGCCGGGCCTGGTGGGCTCGCTCCTGGTGGGCTTCTCGTTTGCCAAGGCCCTTGCCTACGTGCGCCGGCTGCCCCTGGTGGGGGTCAATCACATGGCCGGTCATGTCGCGTCCGTGTTCCTGACCGAGGATCCGCCTGCCTTCCCCTTCGTCTGCCTCGTGGCATCCGGCGGGCACTCCAGCCTGTTCCTGGTCGAGGCGCCTGCGAGGCTCCGCCTTCTGGGTCAGACGCGGGATGACGCTGCCGGTGAGGCCTTCGACAAGGTGGCCAAGATCCTTGGCCTGGGCTATCCGGGTGGTCCCCTGGTGAGTGCGGCGGCGCAGGGGGCGGATCCGGCGGCGATCCGTTTCCCCCGAGCCCTGCTGGAAGAGGACAGCCTGGATTTCAGCTTCAGCGGCATCAAGACCGCCGTGGCCCAGCATGTCTGGCAGGAGGCGAGGGCGGGCCGACCGGTCAGCCCCGGGGAGGTCTGCGCCGGCTTCCAGGAGGCAGTAGTGGAGGTGTTGGTTGCCAAGCTGCTGCGGGCGGCGGCACAGTGTCGCTGTCCGCGGTTGGCCCTGGCCGGCGGGGTGGCGGCCAACGAGCGGCTGCGTGCACTGCTCGCGGCCCGGGCCACTGCCTCCGGGCTGGCGGTTTGGCTGCCGGCGCCGGCCTGGTGCACCGATAACGCTGCCATGATCGCCTTGGCTGGGCTTGCCAAGTACGATCCCGGCTTGCCATCGGCCTTGGACGCTGATGTCTACTCCCGCTCTTCATTTCCGGGCGGTCTTCTTGCGGTCTAGGGACGCCTATGGCCCTGTTGCAGCCTCGCCGGGCTTTGCGCTACTACTCCCTGCGGCTGCAGCGGCTCCGGGGTGAGCCTCGGGGGCTGGCCCTGGGAGTGGCCATCGGCGTCTTCATAGGCATCACCCCCACCATCCCTCTGCATTCCCTCCTGATCATCGCTTTGACCTTGGCCTGCCGGGCCAGCACCCTGGCCGGAATCCTGGCCAGTTGGCTAGTCAGCAACCCGGCAACCTTTGTCCTCCAGTATTATTTGTCCTGGTGGCTGGGGGAGGCCCTCTTGCGACGAGGGCTGTGCTGGAGTCAAGTCCAGGGGGTGGTGGCCTGCGTCCTTTCCGAGGCTCCCTTTCTGGAACGGCTGTCCGCCGTCTGTCGGCTGGGTCTCGACAGCTTGTCGGTGCTTCTGGTGGGCGGTGCGGTTCTTGCCCTGCCGTTTGGACTGGTGAGCTATTTCGTGGCCTGGCGTTTCTTCCGGATGCTGGCCAAACGGCGACCGTTGCGGTCTGGTGCCGCCCGGACATCGGAGGAGTAGCCGCCATGAGTCGCCGTGGTCGGCGCCCGGAAGCGCCGGGGCAGGATGGGCCTGGGGAAGGCCGGTCCACGGTTCGCGAGGTGCTGGACCGGCAGGGCCTCGCCCCCAGCCGCCGGCTGGGGCAGAACTTTCTGGTCCATCCCGGGCTGGCGCAGAGGATCGTCGACCAGGCAGGGATTGAGGCCGGCGATCTGGTGGTGGAGCTGGGGGTCGGGCTTGGCGCTCTCACCAATCTTCTGGCCGCCCGGGCCCATACCGTGGTGGGGTTGGAGATCGATGCCGGACTGGTGCGCTGGCACCAAGAGGCCGCCGGCCTGGCCGCCAACGTCCGCCTCCTCCACGCCGACCTGCTGCACTTCGACTTGGCTTCCCTGGCCGCGGAAGAGGGACGGCCGCTCAAGATCGTCGCCAACCTGCCCTATTCGGTATCGTCGCCATTCCTGTTCCGCCTTCTGGATCTGCGGTCCGCCGTGGCCTGGGCGGTGATCATGCTCCAGAAGGAGGTGGCGACCCGCCTGGCCGCCCTTCCCGGCTCCAGGGACTACGGTATCCTCTCGGTGCTGCTGGGGGCCTGCGCCCGGGTCCAGACCCTGTTCACGGTGGGGGCGGCCCATTTTCACCCCAGGCCCCGGGTGGATTCCGCGGTGGTGCGGGTCACCTTCCTCCCTCCGCCACCGGCAGTGGCCAACCTCCCGTTGCACGATCCCGACTGGCTAAGGGCGGTGGTCAAGGCCGCCTTCGGCCAGCGCCGGAAGACGCTGGCCAATGCCCTGTCCGCTGGCCTGGGCCTTGAGCGGTCGCTGGTGGAGGAGGCGACCACTGGTCTGGGCTGGGCCGGGGAGCGGCGGGCCCAGGAGCTGGGGGTGGCCGAGTTCGTCCGCCTGGCCAATGCCTTGGCCCCCCATCGTCCCGTCCCCGGCCGGAGGGGATGACCTGAGCCATGCAGATCCTCATCACCAACGATGACGGCATCCATGCCCCGGGCCTCGTGGCCTTATGGACGGCGCTGGCACCCCGCCACCAGGTGAGGGTGGTGGCACCGGACAGCGAGCAGAGCGCTGTCGGTCATGCCATCAGCTTGCATACACCACTTCGGGTGCGCCGCCTGCCCGGGGACGCCGGCGATCCCTGGCTGGCAGTCAGCGGCACCCCCGCAGACTGCGTGAAGATCGCCGTCGCCGAGCTTCTGGAGAGACCGCCGGACCTGGTGGTCTCCGGCGTCAACCGCGGTCCCAATGTCGGCATCAACCTTCTGTACTCCGGCACGGTATCGGCGGCCACCGAGGCCGGCATCCTGGGCATCCCGGCCCTGGCCGTTTCCCTGGATACCTACGAGGACGTGGATTTCTCCCTGGCAGCTCAGGTTGCCGCTCGACTGGTGGATTGGGGGGGCTGGCGAGCAGGTCCCGGTCCGGCGATCCTCAACGTCAATGTGCCGGCGTTGCCCCGGGAAGCCATACGCGGCCTGCGCTGGGCGCGCCAGGCCCTGGGCGCGCCCCGGGAGCGCTACGAGCGAC from Thermodesulfobacteriota bacterium carries:
- a CDS encoding tetratricopeptide repeat protein, translating into MADDSAFSKKRLETLVAEKQGLLEQLNVPPRAAAFLREHALKLQVAGVVVVLAVVGWQAFSAWQERTADEGAARLALALEAVDSGERQRLLAEVGDRYGSTGAGLWARLELGHLERQAGRLDEALSHYRAVAEELNRKSPLAPLVELALAVTLEIKGQPGEAMSHYQGLAAWDGFAEQACLGMGRLHEAQGALDQARQTYEAYLARADQNSALPKERVAERLARLKAQ
- the xseA gene encoding exodeoxyribonuclease VII large subunit → MFATTIPVQTVSELTRSIRGLIEAHFPFVAVAGEISNLRRPLSGHLYFSLKDQEAQLKAVLFKPQLRYLAMTPADGLEVVCRGRLSVYEPRGEYQLVVDLMEPRGVGALQLAFEALKGRLAAEGLFAAERKRPLPVLPERIALITSPAAAALFDFLRLARQRCPGVAIDIHPARVQGEGAAAEMVEALTRIQALRPADVIVLCRGGGSAEDLAQFNDEGLARAIAASTIPVVSAVGHETDFTIADLVADLRAPTPTAAVALVLPDRRRLLEAICELEGRLGRALGRRLVQERQALVGLRRALGDPRALLDHQLLRLDYGVQGLRQAMIARLQAGTGALLRLQALLGSQSPAERLFRQAQRREHLRRELNQLMRQRLAFGRSRLERLVGVLQAVSPLAVLGRGYALVRTTPDGVVVRDSGQVARGQELSVRLAAGQLLVRVLETGRGEDGGK
- a CDS encoding HU family DNA-binding protein, with amino-acid sequence MNKSDLVERMASEADISKAAAEKALNGLIDGIVDALGSGDRVTLVGFGTFSVAERAARQGRNPRTGSMMKIEARKVARFKPGSRLTDNIK
- a CDS encoding TIGR00268 family protein → MGGGGLLAVAFSGGADSTLLLATALAARPGRVLALHAHSILQPPADRGWAETVARGLGAAVTAIRTSPLDWPELVANPADRCYHCKRRLYQAFLAHLAGAGGGSLVDGTNADDTRETRPGRRALAELGVGTPLATATLTKAEVREASRLLGLVTWNRPAGSCLATRLASGLAVTRERLALVAELEAVLKACAIGDCRVRLVADAACRIEITAGDFPRIADPAWRRSVVTRFDALGVQEVTVNLAARDTC
- a CDS encoding homocysteine biosynthesis protein, which produces MSEQPCIKTYEEINRRILAGEAVVVTAEEMVEVVRRVGPEDAARSVDVVTTGTFAPMCSSGAFINFGHAKPTIKGSRVWLNDVPAYAGLAAVDIYIGATEPSEDDPLNKVFPGEFRYGGGHVIEDLVARRKVRLRVEGYGTHCYPNKRLDREVTLDDLPYALLCNPRNGYQNYNCAINLSDRTIYTYMGTLKSQGRNATYCSAGELSPLMNDPLYRTIGLGTRIFLGGGIGYVTWHGTQHNPDQARRKNGTPRRPAGTLMVQGDLRAMHPRWLRGVSMQGYGSSLAVGLGVPIPILDAAMAAFTGVSDGDLLTQVVDYAYDYPNGVARNYGEVSYAQLKSGVIEVAGKKIPTAPLSSVVRAREIAETLKRWIVDDKLLLTQPITPLPSSLASPAKTG
- a CDS encoding CBS and ACT domain-containing protein, which codes for MKIKTWMTKDPVTIDRRALLQDAAQLMRKHSIRHLPVMDSEELVGFITESDLRQFFFPSMMEDIPVEQVMIINPITINSSANIESAAKLIHDYKIGGLPVLEKKRLVGIITATDILSSFIEVMGVLKASSRLDIVIGKKGGLAEVTRIIKEHHGEIISFATETHSSRRKIYYFRLEKGDMDPIVDALERAGHKVLSVMS
- the pheA gene encoding prephenate dehydratase; this translates as MTIEHDLDDDLDAIRHRIDAIDSQLLGLLHERLACAREIGRLKAQDNRASWDPRREQQIHERLAAQNRGVFPEDALHSIVHEIITTCRLAQRPTTVAYLGPEGTFTQEAAELHFGRQALFLPRESAEDIFEDVARGRSEYGVVPVENSIEGSVTSTLDGFIRCRVQIVAELYLPIRHHLLCRSGDREAIRTVTSHPQALAQCRGWLQKNLPGIPCQPVLSTALAAQLAAQDGSVAAIASHEAMKRYRLQVVAPRIEDRAGNTTRFLVIGRQSPMRTGRDKTSVLIGLMDRPGALQATLSLLADRHINLTRIESRPNRDQPWSYLFFLDLEGHYDDDVVQDGCQRLREACTAFVWLGSYPKADRRDEPAAGC
- the tsaD gene encoding tRNA (adenosine(37)-N6)-threonylcarbamoyltransferase complex transferase subunit TsaD, with product MLVLGIETSCDETAAAVLTEDGRVLASVVDSQVAIHSRFGGVVPELASRRHMEAVAPVVFAALDGAGVGLEAIDFVAATQGPGLVGSLLVGFSFAKALAYVRRLPLVGVNHMAGHVASVFLTEDPPAFPFVCLVASGGHSSLFLVEAPARLRLLGQTRDDAAGEAFDKVAKILGLGYPGGPLVSAAAQGADPAAIRFPRALLEEDSLDFSFSGIKTAVAQHVWQEARAGRPVSPGEVCAGFQEAVVEVLVAKLLRAAAQCRCPRLALAGGVAANERLRALLAARATASGLAVWLPAPAWCTDNAAMIALAGLAKYDPGLPSALDADVYSRSSFPGGLLAV
- a CDS encoding DUF2062 domain-containing protein, translating into MALLQPRRALRYYSLRLQRLRGEPRGLALGVAIGVFIGITPTIPLHSLLIIALTLACRASTLAGILASWLVSNPATFVLQYYLSWWLGEALLRRGLCWSQVQGVVACVLSEAPFLERLSAVCRLGLDSLSVLLVGGAVLALPFGLVSYFVAWRFFRMLAKRRPLRSGAARTSEE
- the rsmA gene encoding 16S rRNA (adenine(1518)-N(6)/adenine(1519)-N(6))-dimethyltransferase RsmA, whose product is MSRRGRRPEAPGQDGPGEGRSTVREVLDRQGLAPSRRLGQNFLVHPGLAQRIVDQAGIEAGDLVVELGVGLGALTNLLAARAHTVVGLEIDAGLVRWHQEAAGLAANVRLLHADLLHFDLASLAAEEGRPLKIVANLPYSVSSPFLFRLLDLRSAVAWAVIMLQKEVATRLAALPGSRDYGILSVLLGACARVQTLFTVGAAHFHPRPRVDSAVVRVTFLPPPPAVANLPLHDPDWLRAVVKAAFGQRRKTLANALSAGLGLERSLVEEATTGLGWAGERRAQELGVAEFVRLANALAPHRPVPGRRG
- the surE gene encoding 5'/3'-nucleotidase SurE codes for the protein MQILITNDDGIHAPGLVALWTALAPRHQVRVVAPDSEQSAVGHAISLHTPLRVRRLPGDAGDPWLAVSGTPADCVKIAVAELLERPPDLVVSGVNRGPNVGINLLYSGTVSAATEAGILGIPALAVSLDTYEDVDFSLAAQVAARLVDWGGWRAGPGPAILNVNVPALPREAIRGLRWARQALGAPRERYERRQDPRANTYYWLAGEAPPPAEAVSDRAALAAGYITLTPLRYDLTDEAALASRLGAAIESADLGL